A single genomic interval of Pyrus communis chromosome 7, drPyrComm1.1, whole genome shotgun sequence harbors:
- the LOC137740175 gene encoding uncharacterized protein isoform X1: MYQKIKRKTNSACKAIRYRYLSLSLPSVMPRTLTLARFKALLLFLSIFLNLYFLLLHAPPAVLSRYTSSPTTRRHLVFAIASSSRSWSRREPYLRLWCSPSSTRAFAFLDRAPIDSSGEKSVARVVVSGDTSRFPYTFKGGLRSAIRVARMVKEVVDRGEADVRWFVFGDDDTVFFVENLVRTLSKYDHDRWFYVGSNSESYQQNVKYSFDMAFGGGGFAISHSLATALARVFDSCLMRYGHWYGSDARVFSCVAELGVGLTHEPGFHQVDMRGNLFGMLSAHPLSPLVSLHHVDATDPIFPNMNNTQALEHLFEAVNVDPARILQQIVCYDMSHSLTVSVAWGYAIQVYDGNELLPDLLSMQKTFMPWRRSGSIDASQYMFNMRDYPRDKCKRPTVFFLESVVSSSRGILSNYSRHNVENCSKANAIKNLEQIRVFSLKLRLDSDEMKAQRRQCCEILPSFNDSMTINIRRCRDNELISVNF, translated from the exons ATGTACCAGAAAATCAAACGAAAAACCAACTCCGCCTGCAAAGCAATCCGATACCgatacctctctctctccctcccgtCCGTAATGCCCAGAACCTTAACCCTTGCCCGCTTCAAGGCCCTCCTGTTATTCCTCTCCATTTTCCTCAACCTCTACTTCCTCTTACTCCACGCGCCGCCGGCCGTTCTCTCCCGCTATACTTCTTCCCCCACCACGCGCCGCCACCTCGTCTTCGCCATCGCCTCCTCCTCCCGCTCCTGGTCCCGCCGCGAGCCCTACCTCCGCCTCTGGTGCTCCCCCTCCTCCACCCGCGCCTTCGCGTTTCTCGATCGCGCGCCAATCGACTCCTCCGGCGAGAAGTCCGTCGCTCGGGTCGTCGTCTCCGGGGATACCTCCCGCTTTCCGTACACTTTCAAGGGAGGGCTCCGTTCCGCGATCCGCGTGGCGCGCATGGTCAAGGAGGTCGTCGATCGCGGCGAGGCGGATGTGAGGTGGTTCGTGTTCGGCGACGACGACACGGTGTTCTTCGTGGAGAATCTGGTGAGGACGCTGTCAAAGTACGATCACGATCGGTGGTTTTACGTCGGGAGCAACTCGGAGAGCTACCAGCAGAATGTCAAGTACTCGTTCGATATGGCGTTCGGCGGCGGAGGGTTCGCCATTAGCCATTCTCTGGCTACGGCTCTGGCGAGGGTGTTCGACTCGTGCTTGATGAGGTACGGCCACTGGTACGGAAGCGATGCTCGGGTTTTCTCCTGTGTGGCGGAGCTCGGTGTTGGGTTGACCCATGAGCCTGGGTTTCATCAG GTTGATATGCGGGGGAATTTGTTTGGAATGCTATCTGCACACCCGTTGTCACCTTTGGTGTCCCTTCATCATGTAGATGCCACAGATCCAATCTTCCCTAACATGAACAACACCCAAGCTTTGGAACATCTTTTTGAAGCTGTGAATGTTGATCCTGCCAGGATATTGCAGCAAATTGTTTGCTATGACATGTCGCATTCATTGACTGTTTCAGTTGCGTGGGGTTATGCTATTCAGGTGTATGATGGCAATGAACTCCTTCCAGATCTCCTTTCTATGCAGAAAACTTTTATGCCATGGAGGAGGAGTGGCAGTATCGATGCAAGTCAGTACATGTTTAACATGAGAGATTATCCTAGAGATAAGTGTAAAAGACCAACTGTGTTTTTCCTGGAAAGCGTCGTATCCAGTAGCCGTGGCATCTTGAGCAACTACTCGAGGCACAATGTGGAAAACTGCTCCAAAGCAAATGCAATAAAGAATCTGGAACAGATCAGAGTGTTCTCACTGAAGCTAAGGCTTGATTCGGATGAG ATGAAGGCTCAACGCCGTCAGTGCTGCGAAATTTTGCCGTCGTTTAATGACTCCATGACTATAAACATTAGACGGTGCAGAGACAATGAGTTAATCTCCgtgaatttctag
- the LOC137740175 gene encoding uncharacterized protein isoform X2, whose translation MYQKIKRKTNSACKAIRYRYLSLSLPSVMPRTLTLARFKALLLFLSIFLNLYFLLLHAPPAVLSRYTSSPTTRRHLVFAIASSSRSWSRREPYLRLWCSPSSTRAFAFLDRAPIDSSGEKSVARVVVSGDTSRFPYTFKGGLRSAIRVARMVKEVVDRGEADVRWFVFGDDDTVFFVENLVRTLSKYDHDRWFYVGSNSESYQQNVKYSFDMAFGGGGFAISHSLATALARVFDSCLMRYGHWYGSDARVFSCVAELGVGLTHEPGFHQVYDGNELLPDLLSMQKTFMPWRRSGSIDASQYMFNMRDYPRDKCKRPTVFFLESVVSSSRGILSNYSRHNVENCSKANAIKNLEQIRVFSLKLRLDSDEMKAQRRQCCEILPSFNDSMTINIRRCRDNELISVNF comes from the exons ATGTACCAGAAAATCAAACGAAAAACCAACTCCGCCTGCAAAGCAATCCGATACCgatacctctctctctccctcccgtCCGTAATGCCCAGAACCTTAACCCTTGCCCGCTTCAAGGCCCTCCTGTTATTCCTCTCCATTTTCCTCAACCTCTACTTCCTCTTACTCCACGCGCCGCCGGCCGTTCTCTCCCGCTATACTTCTTCCCCCACCACGCGCCGCCACCTCGTCTTCGCCATCGCCTCCTCCTCCCGCTCCTGGTCCCGCCGCGAGCCCTACCTCCGCCTCTGGTGCTCCCCCTCCTCCACCCGCGCCTTCGCGTTTCTCGATCGCGCGCCAATCGACTCCTCCGGCGAGAAGTCCGTCGCTCGGGTCGTCGTCTCCGGGGATACCTCCCGCTTTCCGTACACTTTCAAGGGAGGGCTCCGTTCCGCGATCCGCGTGGCGCGCATGGTCAAGGAGGTCGTCGATCGCGGCGAGGCGGATGTGAGGTGGTTCGTGTTCGGCGACGACGACACGGTGTTCTTCGTGGAGAATCTGGTGAGGACGCTGTCAAAGTACGATCACGATCGGTGGTTTTACGTCGGGAGCAACTCGGAGAGCTACCAGCAGAATGTCAAGTACTCGTTCGATATGGCGTTCGGCGGCGGAGGGTTCGCCATTAGCCATTCTCTGGCTACGGCTCTGGCGAGGGTGTTCGACTCGTGCTTGATGAGGTACGGCCACTGGTACGGAAGCGATGCTCGGGTTTTCTCCTGTGTGGCGGAGCTCGGTGTTGGGTTGACCCATGAGCCTGGGTTTCATCAG GTGTATGATGGCAATGAACTCCTTCCAGATCTCCTTTCTATGCAGAAAACTTTTATGCCATGGAGGAGGAGTGGCAGTATCGATGCAAGTCAGTACATGTTTAACATGAGAGATTATCCTAGAGATAAGTGTAAAAGACCAACTGTGTTTTTCCTGGAAAGCGTCGTATCCAGTAGCCGTGGCATCTTGAGCAACTACTCGAGGCACAATGTGGAAAACTGCTCCAAAGCAAATGCAATAAAGAATCTGGAACAGATCAGAGTGTTCTCACTGAAGCTAAGGCTTGATTCGGATGAG ATGAAGGCTCAACGCCGTCAGTGCTGCGAAATTTTGCCGTCGTTTAATGACTCCATGACTATAAACATTAGACGGTGCAGAGACAATGAGTTAATCTCCgtgaatttctag
- the LOC137741047 gene encoding uncharacterized protein: MLLFPQSPSKTQNPSRLINLFIISSSVCTLFLLVSFFLVFTSSKLAHISSLSQDAYSPPSTSLEHIVFGIASNQKSWSAKRKEYVRLWWKNQSMRGCVFLDSVPSDHHSHANDTSLPPVCISGDTARFRYTYRGGLKSAIRVARVVSEIVALNHTNVRWYVFGDDDTVFFPENLVKTLSKYDHGLWHYIGTSSEVYEQNRVFGFGMAYGGAGFAISAPLAKVLAKVFDSCLERYPHLYGSDSRIFSCLAELGVGLTREPGFHQNDIHGDMFGLLASHPVTPLVSLHHIDHVNPIFPNMTTLNALQHLFKAANVDSQRMLQKTVCYDRWFSWTIMVSWGYAVQVYGNHILLPDALPVQETFSQWKKGSVLTGAYLFNTREHHKDPCRRPVVFFLDNVPSGAGRIKSTYKKSYENCTYDIASPRRLEEVKVYSHKLDFDMKQLQAPRRQCCDVLPSSGNKVMEIEIRECKEEELIHMHP, from the exons ATGCTGCTGTTTCCTCAGTCGCcttcaaaaacccaaaatccgTCTCGGTTGATAAACCTCTTCATAATCTCGTCTTCAGTCTGCACGCTCTTTCTTCTCGTGTCGTTCTTCCTTGTGTTTACAAGCTCAAAGCTTGCACATATTAGTTCTTTGTCTCAAGATGCGTATTCCCCGCCCTCAACCTCTCTCGAGCACATTGTGTTCGGGATTGCTTCGAATCAGAAATCGTGGTCTGCTAAGAGGAAGGAGTACGTCAGGCTCTGGTGGAAGAACCAATCCATGAGGGGATGTGTATTTCTGGATAGCGTTCCGTCTGATCATCACAGTCACGCCAATGATACCTCTCTTCCTCCAGTGTGTATCTCGGGTGACACTGCCCGTTTTCGTTACACTTACAGAGGCGGTCTCAAGTCTGCTATTCGAGTTGCGCGTGTTGTTTCTGAGATCGTGGCGCTTAACCATACGAATGTGAGGTGGTATGTCTTCGGAGATGATGACACGGTTTTTTTCCCGGAGAATTTGGTGAAGACACTATCGAAGTATGATCATGGGCTGTGGCACTACATCGGGACATCCTCCGAAGTTTACGAGCAAAATAGGGTGTTCGGATTTGGAATGGCTTATGGTGGTGCAGGTTTCGCTATAAGTGCCCCGTTGGCAAAAGTACTAGCGAAGGTGTTTGATTCGTGTTTAGAACGATATCCGCATCTCTATGGAAGCGACTCTAGGATTTTCTCTTGCTTGGCAGAGCTCGGCGTTGGATTAACACGCGAACCCGGTTTCCATCAG AATGACATTCACGGCGATATGTTTGGTCTGCTGGCTTCGCATCCAGTGACACCTTTGGTATCCCTGCATCACATCGATCACGTAAACCCCATCTTCCCCAACATGACAACTCTCAACGCTCTGCAACATTTGTTTAAAGCTGCCAACGTGGATTCTCAAAGAATGTTACAGAAAACAGTCTGCTATGACAGATGGTTTTCGTGGACTATCATGGTGTCATGGGGTTACGCTGTTCAAGTATACGGAAACCATATTCTTCTGCCGGATGCCCTTCCCGTGCAAGAGACATTCAGCCAGTGGAAAAAGGGAAGTGTTTTGACAGGAGCATATCTTTTTAACACAAGAGAACATCACAAGGATCCGTGTCGAAGGCCTGTTGTTTTCTTTCTGGATAATGTGCCTTCTGGTGCCGGTAGAATCAAGAGCACCTACAAGAAGTCTTACGAAAATTGCACCTACGACATAGCTTCTCCGAGGAGGCTGGAGGAGGTCAAAGTGTACTCGCATAAGCTGGACTTTGATATGAAACAG TTGCAGGCGCCGCGAAGGCAATGTTGCGATGTATTACCTTCTTCGGGCAACAAGGTGATGGAAATCGAAATCAGAGAATGCAAAGAAGAAGaactaatccacatgcatccgTAG